The Cronobacter sakazakii genome has a window encoding:
- the pgmB gene encoding beta-phosphoglucomutase, which yields MKPDAVIFDLDGVITDTAHLHFVAWRQVAADVGIAIDEQFNQQLKGISRMGSLERILARGGKADAFSEAEKASLASRKNALYVESLRMLTPQAVLPGIASLLAALRQEGIRIGLASVSLNAPAILQALGLAAQFDFCADAARLMHSKPDPEIFLSACAGLGVAAARCIGVEDAQAGVDAINACGMTSVGIGAELRGAQLRLDNTAELTWPRLHALWNQQRCATAR from the coding sequence ATGAAACCGGACGCCGTGATTTTCGATCTCGATGGCGTGATTACCGACACCGCCCATCTGCACTTTGTCGCCTGGCGGCAGGTGGCGGCAGACGTAGGGATTGCCATCGACGAGCAGTTTAATCAGCAGCTCAAGGGCATCAGTCGGATGGGCTCGCTGGAGCGCATTCTCGCCAGGGGAGGTAAAGCCGATGCCTTCAGCGAGGCGGAAAAAGCGTCGCTCGCCAGCCGTAAAAACGCGCTTTACGTTGAATCGTTACGCATGCTGACGCCGCAGGCGGTGCTGCCCGGCATTGCCTCGCTGCTGGCGGCGCTGCGCCAGGAAGGAATTAGGATCGGGCTTGCCTCGGTGTCGCTCAACGCGCCCGCGATTTTGCAGGCGCTCGGCCTTGCCGCACAGTTCGACTTCTGCGCCGACGCCGCAAGGCTTATGCACTCCAAGCCCGACCCGGAGATTTTTCTTTCCGCCTGTGCCGGGCTTGGCGTGGCGGCGGCGCGTTGTATCGGCGTGGAGGATGCGCAGGCGGGTGTCGACGCTATCAACGCCTGTGGCATGACGTCCGTAGGCATCGGCGCAGAGCTGCGCGGCGCGCAGCTGCGGCTGGATAACACCGCAGAGCTCACCTGGCCGCGACTGCACGCGCTCTGGAATCAACAACGGTGCGCCACGGCGCGCTGA